The following proteins come from a genomic window of Cronobacter muytjensii ATCC 51329:
- a CDS encoding rhodanese-like domain-containing protein, with the protein MSNLEQLAYYQKKLSFEADSWDLYLALKAGENIVVVDGRSEEAYQREHIPGAINLPHKALCFNNTTELDKSKVYICYCDGIGCNGSTKTAMKLLTLGFQVKELIGGLDWWKRDGYATEGHQGRDGTPVSCGC; encoded by the coding sequence ATGTCAAACCTTGAACAGCTGGCGTATTACCAGAAAAAACTCTCCTTTGAAGCCGATTCATGGGATCTCTATCTCGCGCTGAAAGCCGGGGAAAATATCGTGGTCGTGGATGGTCGTAGCGAAGAGGCGTACCAGCGTGAGCATATTCCGGGCGCGATTAACCTGCCGCATAAAGCGCTGTGCTTTAACAACACTACCGAGCTGGATAAATCCAAAGTGTATATCTGCTATTGCGACGGCATCGGCTGTAACGGCTCGACCAAGACCGCGATGAAGCTGCTGACGCTGGGTTTCCAGGTGAAAGAGCTTATCGGCGGGCTGGACTGGTGGAAACGCGACGGTTACGCCACTGAAGGTCATCAGGGCCGCGACGGCACACCGGTAAGCTGCGGCTGCTGA
- a CDS encoding alpha/beta hydrolase fold domain-containing protein, which translates to MTQTQPLAKDFASLLAVRNVMMSARVTNETDYGRARVARWISGLSAPLACDMREEAGVRRFYPEVVRNPQPIFYLHGGGLVYYSTATFAPFLSALCQQTGREVYAFDYPKAPETPMQDCVDALERQLAEWVTPERRPALVGDSVGGLLALWFASGPFAGAFSSLHLIYPVLACHHNFASFDEFGEGYLLDAQTMRGFARHWLSWCGEQRFDPLSPGFAYRALPSCTVHTAGYDVLKDEGLAFVAQAREQGCSLTHYHHPTMPHDFCLYAGKLPSAQRAVDVIADALTNRTE; encoded by the coding sequence ATGACGCAGACGCAACCGCTGGCAAAAGATTTCGCCAGCCTGCTGGCCGTGCGCAATGTGATGATGTCCGCCCGCGTGACGAACGAAACCGACTATGGCCGCGCGCGCGTGGCGCGCTGGATTTCAGGCCTTTCCGCGCCGCTTGCCTGCGACATGCGCGAGGAGGCGGGCGTCCGGCGCTTTTATCCGGAGGTGGTGCGCAATCCGCAGCCGATTTTTTATCTCCACGGTGGCGGGCTGGTCTATTACTCGACGGCGACGTTCGCGCCATTTTTAAGCGCGCTGTGCCAGCAAACCGGGCGTGAGGTTTATGCGTTCGATTACCCGAAAGCGCCGGAGACGCCAATGCAGGATTGCGTTGACGCGCTGGAAAGGCAACTGGCAGAGTGGGTAACCCCTGAGCGCCGTCCGGCGCTGGTGGGTGACAGCGTCGGCGGCCTGCTGGCGCTCTGGTTCGCCAGCGGCCCGTTCGCGGGCGCGTTTTCCAGCCTGCATTTGATTTATCCGGTGCTGGCTTGCCACCACAATTTCGCGTCGTTTGACGAATTCGGCGAGGGCTATCTGCTGGACGCGCAGACAATGCGCGGGTTCGCCCGCCACTGGCTGTCGTGGTGCGGCGAGCAGCGGTTCGATCCGCTCAGCCCGGGCTTCGCATACCGGGCGTTGCCTTCCTGTACGGTGCATACCGCCGGATATGACGTTCTGAAGGATGAAGGCCTGGCGTTTGTCGCTCAGGCCCGCGAGCAGGGATGTTCGCTAACGCATTATCACCACCCCACGATGCCGCATGATTTCTGTCTGTACGCGGGGAAACTACCAAGCGCACAGCGTGCTGTGGATGTCATTGCAGACGCGCTAACCAACCGAACGGAGTAA